The Aphis gossypii isolate Hap1 chromosome 3, ASM2018417v2, whole genome shotgun sequence genome includes a region encoding these proteins:
- the LOC114122624 gene encoding LOW QUALITY PROTEIN: sterol regulatory element-binding protein cleavage-activating protein (The sequence of the model RefSeq protein was modified relative to this genomic sequence to represent the inferred CDS: inserted 1 base in 1 codon), whose amino-acid sequence MGDPNWTNLAVPRRLPDKVSQLYYSYGLFCASHPVISLTVSTAIVVLCSLSLFGLPLFSNVVQSTITPSYKPDNTTNRWFNGQPSVYIQQIVLRSMVTPWLDNLVLSDAFRGPIAESFKLVEIIRNYQLDNKISLNDVCLHIENINSDVKALPEFSCLLVSPTNLWHQDLEEFRTDDSIEKTIFTYQSPSHIKISIPELLFGMPLKETGIRRYSVHPRQRVVQFAITIFMKQLVPPYIQGLKTHLKHIYPMHVKSNQVLSDTSTLHIYYPGEINYETIFVLLSCYMLLFGYIYYSIKKMDIFVSKVGISFGAVFTVVSTLLTTMGLCFLFGLDFTINIQSQMVFPYLVIVVGLENMLIIIKSVGSTAPNLDVKIRLAQGLSKEGWAITQNLLIEVTILTGGLLTFVSSIQEFCIFAIVGLLCDFFFQMFFFLALISLNMKSVDDSTYQKTYYPFSFANLANKMHKSNPPALKHSSRSGVMLKSASHPRLNGLQIMASLEDPRRKPISKRLRFLYLWAATRIVQRVLMMVMIFWISGIIYNTETVQEFFDLRKSATNEPYIQERSNIHFPLAWEEGRRAVIIENKARFTVKQEHQSNKKANQSQENDLPYYVQLLNAEKWPHWPRLSWYNWQFLLSMYNISVAGSYVSVLQPIHLAHSVTPEEAMSLRESLNDADKSFPSHWKSFAAALDPFDFVDTHIVAPLESRKDINVVDKSSEPFIPTSPSELILTAVLCLISILVLVYTLIMLYRCVCSRNYAEWRAGWSHDVSYIQHDSGIQVILEAVPIEFKGHTQSVECIATYGNIIVSTCLAGCINVWNALTGELISTIDRSNLDNSSDDDIEELNLSADFPNDFKNSISDSNSMSNYSFIESFKNTEQLCARCKNVISIENTNYDTINQDDNKSRHIINSDQNKWENRSKKMSENEICVNSQXWCVDCNENVVVLGCADGSLQFWDIYRGILKCMWQGDMNDGFTAIKLINKYVVAVRLNGSLEFFKLDIFSESTLRESIEKSKTKFSLRKHVRTGSVGSSLHTYKSTNDTVRCLHIEALKAHNQPVTVLETNGAYIVTGSQDHMLKVFRIEDRQLLYTLHGHYGPITCLFIDQVNPHMAASGSQDGMLCVWDLVTGTCMYTVQSHDGGVLGITCSASYVISIGQDDKICVWDRFHGHQLNSIQISNVYCYDLAMLTHNLLITSRQGSIVIMDVQTGEPVKVFSLGDSDCNVVTQLLTLSDSIVCDYGTELRVVRFPMVATKED is encoded by the exons ATGGGTGATCCGAATTGGACAAATTTGGCTGTGCCTAGACGTCTCCCCGACAAAGTTTCACAGTTATATTACTCCTATGGTCTGTTCTGTGCATCTCATCCTGTCATTTCATTAACAGTTTCTACTGCAATTGTAGTTTTATGCAG ctTATCACTGTTTGGATTGCCATTGTTCAGCAATGTTGTACAATCAACCATAACACCTTCTTATAAGCCAGATAATACTACAAATCGATGGTTTAATGGACAACCCAGTGTGTATATTCAACAA ATAGTCTTGAGATCAATGGTAACTCCATGGTTGGATAACTTAGTTTTGTCAGATGCCTTCAGAGGCCCTATAGCTGAATCTTTCAAATTAGTTGAAATCATTAGAAACTATCAAttagataataa aaTTTCTTTAAATGATGTCTGCTTACACATAGAAAACATTAATTCTGATGTAAAAGCATTGCCAGAGTTCAGTTGTTTACTTGTATCGCCTACTAATTTGTGGCATCAAGATTTAGAAGAGTTTCGTACTGATGATAGcattgaaaaaacaatttttacttatcag AGTCCAtctcatataaaaattagtattccagaattattatttggtatgCCACTTAAAGAAACCGGTATTAGAAGATATTCTGTACATCCTCGACAAAGAGTTGTTCAATTtgctattacaatatttatgaaacaaCTTGTGCCTCC gtatatacaaggATTGAAAACGCATTTGAAACATATTTACCCTATGCATGTTAAATCAAATCAAGTTCTATCAGACACTTCaactttacatatttattaccctggagaaataaattatgaaacaatatttgttttactctCATGTTATATGCTTTTATTTgggtatatttattactctattaaaaaaatggacATTTTTGTCTCTAag gttgGAATTAGTTTTGGAGCTGTTTTCACAGTAGTATCTACTCTTTTAACAACTATGGggctttgttttttatttggattagattttactataaacattCAAAGTCaaatg GTGTTTCcttatttagttattgttGTTGGTCTTGAAAATATGTtgatcataataaaatcagtGGGTTCAACAGCTCCAAATTTAGATGTAAAAATAAGATTGGCCCAAGGTTTAAGTAAAGAAGGATGGGCCATAACTCAAAATCTTTTAATTGAAGTTACTATTTTAACTGGTGgattattaacttttgtttCATCAATTCaa gaattttgtatatttgccATTGTGGGTTTATTATGTGActtcttttttcaaatgttcttTTTCCTTGCActcatatcattaaatatgaaatcgGTAGATGACTCTACTTaccaaaaaacatattatccaTTTTCATTTGCTAATTTGGCCAATAAAATGCACAAATCTAATCCTCCGGCATTAAAACATTCAAGTCGTAGTGGTGTGATGTTAAAATCTGCTTCTCATCCACGCTTAAATGGTTTGCAAATTATGGCTTCATTAGAAGATCCCCGACGCAAGCCAATATCAAAACGTTTGAGATTCCTGTATCTTTGGGCAGCTACAAGAATTGTTCAACGAGTGTTAATGATGGTTATGATATTTTGGATAtctggtattatatataatacagaaaCTGTGCaagaattttttgatttacgaAAATCTGCAACTAATGAACCATATATTCAAGAACGATCGAATATACATTTTCCTCTTGCATGGGAAGAAGGTCGGCGAGCtgttataattgaaaacaaagCTAGATTTACTGTAAAACAAGAACATCAGTCTAACaaaaag GCTAATCAGTCTCAAGAAAATGATTTACCGTATTATGTGCAACTTCTAAATGCTGAAAAATGGCCCCATTGGCCTAGACTCTCTTGGTACAACTGGCAATTTTTACTaagcatgtataatattagtgtcGCTGGATCCTATGTATCTGTACTACAACCTATACATTTGGCTCATTCTGTGACACCAGAAGAAGCAATGTCATTGCGTGAATCTCTGAATGATGCAGATAAATCATTTCCATCCCATTGGAAATCGTTTGCTGCTGCTCTTGACCCTTTTGATTTTGTTG ATACTCATATAGTGGCTCCACTGGAAAGTAGAAAAGACATCAATGTTGTGGATAAATCATCTGAACcttttatacctacttcaccatcagaattaatattaactgctGTTCTATGTTTAATTAGCATATTAGTGCTAGTTTACACATTGATAATGTTGTATCGGTGTGTCTGTAGTCGTAACTATGCTGAATGGAGAGCTGGATGGAGCCATGATGTGAGTTATATACAACATGACTCTGGTATACAa gtaatattagAAGCAGTTCCAATTGAATTTAAAGGGCACACACAATCAGTTGAATGCATTGCTACAtatggaaatattattgttagtacATGCCTTGCTGGTTGTATTAATGTTTGGAATGCATTAACCGGTGAATTGATTAGTACCATTGATAG gtCTAATTTGGACAATTCTAGTGATGATGACATtgaagaattaaatttatcagctGACTTCcctaatgattttaaaaactctATTTCTGATTCTAATTCTATGTCAAATTATAGTTTCATAGAGTCTTTTAAAAACACAGAACA ATTATGTGCAAGGTGTAAAAATGTGATCTCTATTGAAAATACCAACTATGACACGATAAACCAAGATGATAATAAATcaagacatattattaattcagacCAAAATAAATGGGAAAATCgatctaaaaaaatgtctgaAAATGAAATTTGTGTCAATTCCC TATGGTGTGTGGATTGTAATGAAAATGTTGTTGTTCTTGGGTGTGCTGATGGTTCATTGCAATTTTGGGATATATACAGAGGGATACTTAAA tgtaTGTGGCAAGGAGACATGAATGATGGATTTACAGCAATTAAACTGATCAATAAATATGTAGTAGCTGTGAGGTTGAATGGGTCTCTAGAATTCTTTAAGCTTGATATTTTTAGTGAATCAACCTTGAGAGAATCTATTGAGAAATCTAAAACTAAATTCTCACTtagaa AACATGTAAGAACAGGGAGTGTTGGTTCATCTCTTCACACTTATAAATCAACTAATGATACTGTACGTTGTCTCCATATAGAAGCTCTAAAGGCACATAATCAACCAGTTACTGTTCTTGAAACTAATGGAGCTTATATTGTTACTGGTAGTCAAGACCACATGCTTAAG GTATTTCGAATTGAAGATAGACAGTTACTATATACCTTACATGGCCATTACGGTCCAAtaacatgtttatttattgatcaaGTAAATCCTCACATGGCTGCATCTGGTAGTCAAGATGGAATGTTATGTGTATGGGATTTAGTTACtg GTACATGCATGTATACAGTTCAAAGTCATGATGGAGGAGTTTTAGGTATAACATGTTCAGCTAGTTATGTCATTAGCATTGGT